A stretch of the Salmo salar chromosome ssa20, Ssal_v3.1, whole genome shotgun sequence genome encodes the following:
- the gpr171 gene encoding probable G-protein coupled receptor 171 isoform X2, giving the protein MMTLPTNSTDDILPQCVVNDQMEPFSVLYILVFLTSMAANLVALWVFVHSYNAKKSINVYLINLLTADLLLTLALPFKVAKDLGVAPWGLMVFHCQVSAVVVYISIYASIFFLTFVSIDCYMQISQSSRLFRIQEVGFARLMSVVVWLLVLLIMVPNMALPIQDIQEREFLSCSKLKQEVGLHWHGLAVFLCTILFLNASTAVLVSNGLVLKRLLASRNDPEQWRPARHATVNVMAVTAAYVVCFVPYHVVRTPYTLTQTEVITPDCQTKRHLFLAKESTLLLVVLHLCLDPVLYYYFSKAFRQRVREVFRSRRSRRDSNTNPTPDPAAEDLKLQPITAKE; this is encoded by the exons ATGATGACGCTTCCCACAAACTCCACCGATGACATCCTCCCTCAGTGCGTCGTCAATGACCAGATGGAGCCTTTTAGCGTGCTCTACATCCTGGTCTTTCTCACCAGCATGGCTGCCAACCTGGTGGCTCTGTGGGTGTTCGTACACAGCTACAACGCCAAGAAGAGCATCAATGTCTACCTGATCAATCTCCTGACCGCTGACCTCCTGCTCACCCTGGCCCTGCCCTTCAAGGTGGCCAAAGACCTGGGTGTGGCACCCTGGGGCCTCATGGTCTTCCACTGCCAGGTGAGCGCCGTGGTAGTCTACATCAGCATATATGCGTCCATCTTCTTCCTCACCTTCGTCAGCATTGACTGCTACATGCAGATCAG CCAGAGCTCCAGACTGTTCCGTATACAGGAAGTGGGCTTCGCCAGGCTGATGTCAGTGGTGGTGTGGCTACTTGTGCTCCTCATCATGGTGCCCAACATGGCCCTGCCCATCCAGGACATCCAAGAGAGGGAGTTCCTGAGCTGCTCCAAGCTGAAGCAGGAGGTGGGACTCCACTGGCACGGCCTTGCAGTCTTCCTCTGTACCATCCTGTTCCTCAACGCGTCCACGGCCGTCCTCGTCTCCAACGGTCTGGTGCTAAAGAGGCTGCTGGCGAGCAGGAATGACCCTGAACAGTGGCGCCCTGCTCGCCATGCCACCGTCAATGTTATGGCGGTGACGGCAGCGTACGTGGTGTGCTTCGTGCCGTACCACGTGGTACGGACGCCCTATACGCTAACCCAGACTGAGGTCATCACTCCAGACTGCCAGACCAAGAGGCACCTCTTCCTGGCCAAGGAGTCCACATTACTGCTGGTGGTGCTGCACCTCTGCCTGGACCCCGTGCTCTACTACTACTTCTCCAAGGCATTCAGACAGAGGGTCAGGGAGGTGTTCAGGAGTAGGAGGAGCAGGCGGGATTCGAACACCAACCCAACACCTGACCCTGCAGCTGAAGACTTGAAGCTGCAGCCAATAACTGCcaaagagtag